The Podospora pseudocomata strain CBS 415.72m chromosome 3, whole genome shotgun sequence genome window below encodes:
- a CDS encoding hypothetical protein (EggNog:ENOG503P1PW; COG:U) has product MLPSQVEAARIFTCDWPADLLQPSDLVQKTDDEIALLLFEGIKRDLLRTHDKKKVDRPILFIASCLGGIILAKALVGADYKSSSYYSLRTATRGIIFLATPFGGTSFEDVAIWADPGLTVWALIRRRELVDMRSAILQIVLEPLPLDRTHRLMNKFDGPKCPDYKQVSGKILEFLTKICGHQDSQCALFAERLKIERLSGDLLPMDRCYINLAIVEWPSDNATHGGKGDTAQQSSPFSLLARLNVETPDKTIEVTLPTLFEPRKSQDGQKKQPSRILIRGRAGVGKTTLCKKIVHDFKYNNLWQGLFNRVLWVPLRNLKVEKRQSAGYNFRDLFYHEYFSQDLEGRELSEALWRALKDTKSGRTLLILDGFDEVSQGLGGDMSVFLEELLNQPNVIITARPNARLPPRLDPLDLELETIGFYPDQITAYIENTFTDRETRERDLEKIKEVQSFLQRHPLMQGLMRIPIQLDAFCYTWNGFPREGVPETMTAVYKAIEASLWKKDILKLQKKKDGEPLTGDQIKKASRKKIESFVEQELRFLECLAFLGFYDDVIDFDWELRNAVSDRFASDLLLDKDLPCLSFLRTSDPSSNDQDRNYHFLHLTFQEYFAARYFIRQWKDKQQLNCLQLSRDNCNNMEPATFLEKYKYDPRYDIFWRFVAGLLDADDMALDFFQMIEKEPRDLLGPTHQRLVMHCLSEVERKESNFTGLRARLENQLEQWLLFESDSTGNSKLVHEMECPGQVLSNVLTQASEGERTVLLESLSKRTAVPFNVIKVVFPWLTNRTSARQCAAILRMLGNQHNNLPDKIHQSIAARLKHENGSVREAAIEALRGRADLPNQVLQSIAARLEDKDRGVREAAIEALRGHAHLPDQVLQSIAARLEDKDGGVQWAAIEALGGRADLPDQVFQSIAVRLEDEDGGVRRAAMKALQGRADLPDQVLQSIAARLEDEDWHVQWKAIEVLLYQSALSLDVLIPHIRSFYDALLQESFREHLFWYASERSFIGTNLRHIYLTSEQHNGKEVVRKLLLEKGAANVNDRRRALLSILSY; this is encoded by the exons ATGCTCCCGAGTCAAGTGGAAGCAGCTCGCATCTTCACATGCGACTGGCCTGCCGATCTGCTTCAGCCGTCAGACTTGGTCCAGAAGACGGACGACGAGATCGCTTTGCTCCTATTCGAAGGAATCAAGAGAGATCTCTTGAGAACGCATGATAAAAAGAAAGTAGACCGGCCGATTCTCTTCATCGCTTCCTGCCTTGGGGGAATCATCTTGGCAAAGGCTCTTGTGGGCGCCGATTATAAATCCAGCAGCTATTATAGTCTGAGGACAGCAACACGTGGGATtatcttcctcgccaccccGTTTGGAGGGACTTCGTTCGAAGACGTAGCTATCTGGGCAGATCCAGGTCTGACCGTATGGGCTCTGATCCGTCGCCGAGAA CTGGTTGACATGAGGTCAGCAATCCTTCAAATCGTCCTTGAACCGCTGCCGCTCGATCGAACCCACCGCCTGATGAACAAATTCGACGGCCCTAAATGTCCGGACTACAAACAAGTCTCTGGAAAGATTCTAGAGTTTCTCACGAAGATAT GCGGACACCAGGATTCGCAATGTGCACTATTCGCTGAACGGCTCAAAATTGAACGACTATCGGGCGACCTGCTACCGATGGACAGATGCTACATCAATCTGGCCATTGTCGAGTGGCCTAGCGATAATGCAACTCacggaggaaaaggagataCAGCACAACAGTCTTCCCCGTTTTCGCTCCTCGCCCGACTAAATGTGGAGACACCGGACAAGACGATCGAGGTCACGCTGCCGACGCTGTTTGAGCCCCGCAAGTCACAGGACGGCCAGAAGAAACAGCCAAGTCGCATCCTGATCCGTGGACGGGCAGGAGTGGGTAAGACTACTCTATGCAAGAAGATTGTCCATGATTTTAAATACAACAACCTATGGCAGGGCTTGTTCAATCGCGTGCTTTGGGTACCACTGCGGAACCTGAAGGTGGAAAAGAGACAGAGTGCCGGATACAACTTCCGGGATTTGTTTTACCATGAGTATTTCTCTCAAGATCTCGAAGGCCGCGAGCTCTCCGAAGCATTGTGGCGCGCCTTGAAGGACACCAAGAGCGGCAGGACTTTgctcatcctcgacggctTCGACGAAGTGTCACAGGGCCTAGGCGGTGACATGTCCGTCTTCCTCGAAGAGCTCTTGAATCAGCCAaatgtcatcatcactgcccGGCCCAACGcacggcttcctcctcggctaGATCCTCTTGACCTCGAGTTGGAAACCATTGGATTCTACCCGGACCAAATCACGGCCTACATTGAAAACACCTTTACCGATCGAGAAACGCGCGAACGCGATTTGGAAAAGATCAAAGAGGTTCAATCGTTTCTGCAACGCCATCCGCTCATGCAAGGTCTAATGCGTATCCCGATCCAGCTAGATGCGTTTTGCTACACCTGGAATGGTTTTCCTCGGGAAGGTGTGCCGGAGACCATGACAGCTGTCTACAAAGCTATCGAGGCGAGTCTGTGGAAAAAAGATATCTTGAAGCtacagaaaaagaaggatgGTGAGCCTCTAACGGGAGACCAGATTAAGAAGGCTAGCCGGAAAAAGATTGAAAGCTTCGTGGAGCAGGAGCTCAGATTCCTTGAGTGCCTTGCCTTTTTGGGGTTCTATGACGACGTGATAGACTTCGATTGGGAACTTCGAAACGCTGTTTCTGATAGATTTGCATCAGATCTCCTACTTGATAAAGATCTGCCTTGTCTCTCATTCCTACGAACGTCGGACCCTTCATCAAACGATCAAGATCGAAATTACCACTTCTTACACCTCACGTTTCAAGAGTATTTTGCAGCACGGTATTTCATTCGACAGTGGAAAGATAAACAACAGCTCAACTGTCTGCAACTCAGCCGTGACAATTGTAACAATATGGAACCTGCCACTTTCCTTGAGAAGTACAAATACGATCCTCGCTACGATATCTTCTGGCGCTTTGTCGCAGGATTACTCGATGCCGATGACATGGCcctcgacttcttccagATGATTGAGAAGGAACCACGCGATCTCCTAGGACCTACGCACCAACGCCTTGTCATGCATTGCCTGAGCGAAGTTGAGCGGAAGGAGTCAAATTTCACGGGACTTCGAGCGAGGCTAGAAAACCAACTAGAACAGTGGCTACTGTTTGAATCCGATTCTACGGGGAATTCCAAACTAGTCCATGAAATGGAGTGTCCGGGGCAGGTCCTGTCCAATGTATTAACGCAAGCATCTGAAGGCGAAAGAACGGTTCTTCTCGAATCACTATCTAAACGAACAGCAGTGCCGTTCAATGTTATAAAAGTCGTATTTCCCTGGCTGACCAACCGCACCTCTGCACGCCAATGTGCTGCTATCTTGCGTATGTTAGGAAACCAGCATAATAACTTACCGGACAAGATCCATCAAAGCATCGCAGCACGGCTCAAGCATGAGAACGGGAGCGTCCGGGAGGCAGCAATCGAGGCGCTTCGAGGCCGCGCCGACCTCCCTAACCAGGTGCTCCAAAGCATCGCAGCACGGCTCGAGGATAAGGACAGGGGCGTCCGGGAGGCAGCAATCGAGGCGCTTCGAGGCCACGCCCACCTCCCCGACCAGGTGCTCCAGAGCATCGCAGCACGGCTCGAAGATAAGGACGGGGGCGTCCAGTGGGCAGCAATCGAGGCGCTTGGAGGCCgcgccgacctccccgaccagGTATTCCAGAGCATTGCAGTAcggctcgaggatgaggacggggGCGTCCGGCGGGCAGCAATGAAGGCGCTTCAAGGCCgcgccgacctccccgaccagGTGCTCCAGAGCATCGCAGCAcggctcgaggatgaggactgGCACGTCCAGTGGAAAGCAATCGAGGTGCTTCTATATCAATCAGCATTATCGTTAGATGTCCTCATCCCACATATCCGATCCTTTTACGACGCTTTACTCCAGGAGAGCTTCAGGGAGCATTTATTCTGGTACGCTTCGGAAAGAAGTTTTATAGGGACTAATCTTCGCCATATCTATTTAACTAGCGAGCAACATAACGGTAAGGAGGTGGTTAGGAAGCTACTGTTAGAGAAGGGCGCTGCCAACGTAAATGATAGACGCAGAGCGCTACTGTCCATACTAAGTTACTAA